A single region of the Desulfovibrio sp. JC010 genome encodes:
- the acs gene encoding acetate--CoA ligase, giving the protein MSDNTIENLMSEQRTFDPSREMEQKILDQANLTAEKYEQACRMATDSPEEFWADRARDLLHWTRDFRTTLESDPEKHEYKWFSGGRLNASYNCLDRHLENGRRNKAALIWQGEPEEEVRVFTYHMLHRKVCRFANVLKKIGVSKGDRVAIYLPMVPELVISMLACARIGAVHSVIFAGFSAVSLQNRIIDCDAKILIAADGVLRGGKKIPLKRNVDEALFECPSVEQVIMVKRTGDEIDFIEGRDTWWHEEISGPDIEDYCKPESMRSADPLFILHTSGSTGKAKGVVHSTGGYMTATAHTTQWVFDLRDDDVHWCTADIGWITGHSYTVYGPLALGATTLLFEGVPTYPRPDRYWEIINRYGVNIFYTTPTALRALRREGTQWTEKYDLSTLRILGSVGEPINPEVWIWFHEHVGKGKLPLLDTWWQTETGSILISPLPYVGKLKPGSTGKPLPGISAKIVNSDGSDAEANEGGHLLITEPWPGMLTDIHNDRARYNRTYFERFPGSYETGDGARVDEDGDYWIMGRLDDVINVSGHRLGTTEIESALIAHPDVTEAAVVGIPHEIKGQTVYAYVTLRSGLDEDDEMRTVLREWVSQKIGPIAVPETIQFSEGLPKTRSGKIMRRILRRIAVGENDLGDTTTLSDASVIADLIEGQKELFE; this is encoded by the coding sequence ATGAGCGACAACACAATTGAAAACCTGATGAGCGAACAGCGCACCTTCGATCCCAGCCGGGAAATGGAGCAGAAAATACTGGATCAGGCCAATCTGACAGCAGAAAAATATGAACAAGCCTGCCGCATGGCCACAGATAGCCCCGAAGAATTCTGGGCTGACCGGGCACGGGACCTGCTGCACTGGACACGTGATTTCCGCACAACACTTGAATCCGACCCTGAAAAGCATGAATATAAATGGTTTTCCGGCGGAAGGCTCAATGCTTCATACAACTGCCTTGACCGCCATCTGGAAAACGGACGCCGCAACAAAGCCGCCCTGATCTGGCAGGGAGAACCGGAGGAAGAAGTCCGGGTCTTCACCTACCATATGCTGCACCGCAAGGTCTGCCGCTTTGCCAATGTGCTCAAAAAAATAGGCGTTTCCAAGGGCGACCGGGTAGCCATCTACCTGCCCATGGTTCCGGAACTGGTCATCTCCATGCTGGCCTGCGCCCGCATCGGGGCAGTGCATTCTGTTATTTTCGCCGGATTTTCCGCAGTCAGCCTGCAGAACCGCATCATTGACTGCGATGCCAAAATTTTAATCGCTGCCGACGGGGTTTTGCGCGGGGGCAAAAAAATCCCCCTGAAGCGCAATGTGGATGAAGCCCTTTTTGAATGCCCTTCGGTGGAACAGGTCATCATGGTCAAACGCACCGGGGATGAGATTGATTTCATCGAGGGCCGCGACACCTGGTGGCATGAGGAGATTTCCGGGCCGGATATTGAAGATTACTGCAAGCCGGAATCCATGCGTTCCGCTGACCCCCTTTTTATCCTGCACACCTCCGGCTCCACAGGAAAAGCCAAGGGTGTTGTGCATTCCACAGGCGGATACATGACCGCCACCGCCCACACCACCCAATGGGTTTTCGACCTGAGAGATGACGATGTGCACTGGTGCACCGCCGATATCGGCTGGATCACCGGGCACAGCTACACCGTATACGGCCCGCTTGCTCTGGGGGCCACCACCCTGCTTTTTGAGGGTGTGCCGACCTATCCCCGACCGGACCGCTACTGGGAGATCATCAACCGCTACGGGGTGAATATATTTTATACCACCCCCACAGCCCTGCGCGCCCTAAGGCGTGAAGGTACTCAGTGGACCGAAAAATACGATCTCTCCACCCTGCGTATCCTCGGTTCCGTAGGCGAACCCATCAACCCCGAAGTCTGGATCTGGTTCCACGAACATGTGGGCAAAGGCAAACTGCCCCTGCTGGACACCTGGTGGCAGACCGAAACAGGATCCATACTCATCTCGCCCCTGCCTTATGTGGGCAAGCTTAAACCCGGTTCCACCGGAAAGCCGCTGCCGGGCATCAGCGCGAAAATCGTCAACAGTGACGGCAGTGACGCCGAAGCCAACGAAGGAGGGCATCTGCTGATAACGGAACCATGGCCGGGCATGCTCACCGACATCCACAATGACCGGGCAAGGTATAACCGGACCTATTTCGAACGCTTTCCGGGCAGTTACGAAACCGGGGACGGCGCAAGGGTTGATGAAGACGGCGACTACTGGATCATGGGCCGCCTTGATGACGTTATCAATGTTTCCGGGCACCGGCTGGGCACCACGGAAATCGAATCCGCTCTCATTGCCCACCCCGATGTGACCGAAGCCGCTGTGGTGGGTATTCCCCATGAAATCAAAGGCCAGACTGTCTACGCATACGTGACCCTGCGCAGCGGCCTTGATGAGGATGACGAAATGCGTACAGTTCTACGGGAGTGGGTCAGCCAAAAAATCGGGCCTATTGCCGTGCCTGAAACCATCCAGTTTTCCGAAGGGTTGCCCAAAACCCGTTCCGGCAAAATCATGCGCCGTATCCTGCGCCGCATCGCGGTGGGTGAAAACGACCTCGGCGATACCACCACCCTTTCCGATGCATCGGTAATCGCCGACCTCATTGAAGGACAAAAGGAACTTTTCGAGTAA
- a CDS encoding pyridoxamine 5'-phosphate oxidase family protein — MNKSAQLKDCQELISENSILVLATQGEDGVHTSLMAYAGSADCNEIYMISSRNSRKWKNLSRYPQVSLLIDDRDQKLSGRRNEIKALTIKGTFIPVVDKTEEKAILKQIAGAVPAIASAFSGPENSIIRVKAESFLLLDGPQNGFYIDLN, encoded by the coding sequence ATGAACAAAAGTGCGCAACTTAAAGATTGTCAGGAACTCATCAGTGAAAACAGCATCCTCGTCCTTGCCACGCAGGGAGAAGACGGCGTGCATACATCACTGATGGCTTATGCCGGATCTGCGGATTGCAATGAAATCTACATGATCAGCAGCAGGAACAGCCGCAAATGGAAAAACCTGTCCCGGTATCCGCAGGTCAGCCTGCTCATAGATGACCGGGACCAAAAACTTTCCGGCAGACGCAATGAGATAAAAGCCCTGACCATCAAAGGAACATTTATCCCGGTTGTGGATAAAACCGAAGAAAAAGCTATCCTGAAGCAGATTGCCGGGGCTGTCCCGGCAATTGCTTCGGCTTTTTCCGGGCCTGAAAACTCTATCATCCGCGTCAAGGCGGAATCATTTCTTCTTTTAGACGGTCCGCAAAACGGATTTTACATCGACCTCAACTGA